In Papaver somniferum cultivar HN1 chromosome 1, ASM357369v1, whole genome shotgun sequence, a genomic segment contains:
- the LOC113290015 gene encoding ATP sulfurylase 2-like: MALTFRANSITINLTFYNSTNKPFSKKTLIPTKIKTRPIYHFNSLISFVPSTSSSMSVKNGGLSSTVIKSSLIDPDGGPLVNLVVPKSERDLKRKEAESMPKVKITKIDLEWVHVISEGWANPLKGFMREDEYLQSLHFNCIKMKDGSIVNMSLPIVLAIDDNDKVAIAESQDVALVGPNGDLVAILRSVEVYKHNKEERIARTWGTTAPGLPYVEEVITPAGNWLIGGDLEVIEPIKYNDGLDQYRLSPSELRQEFDKREADAVFAFQLRNPVHNGHALLMNDTRKRLLDMGYKNPILLLHPLGGFVKADDVPLDVRMEQHSKVLEDGVLDPKTTIVAIFPSPMHYAGPTEVQWHAKARINAGANFYIVGRDPAGMGHPTEKRDLYDPDHGKKVLSMAPGLEKLNILPFKVAAYDTQAKKMAFFDPSRAKDFLFISGTKMRAFAKSGENPPDGFMCPGGWRVLVNYYASLQNEESQQPAALSS; this comes from the exons ATGGCACTCACATTTAGAGCAAACTCCATAACAATAAATCTCACTTTTTACAACTCCACAAATAAACCCTTTTCTAAGAAAACCCTAATCCCTACCAAAATCAAAACAAGACCCATTTATCATTTCAATTCACTAATCAGTTTTGTTCCTTCAACTTCTTCATCAATGTCTGTGAAAAACGGTGGGTTATCTTCTACTGTGATTAAGAGTTCTTTGATTGATCCTGATGGTGGACCATTAGTTAATCTTGTGGTACCTAAAAGTGAAAGagatttgaaaagaaaagaagctGAATCAATGCCAAAagtaaagattactaagattgaTCTTGAATGGGTACATGTAATTAGTGAAGGATGGGCAAATCCATTAAAAGGGTTTATGAGAGAAGATGAGTATTTACAGAGTTTGCATTTTAATTGTATTAAAATGAAGGATGGATCAATTGTGAATATGTCTCTTCCAATTGTTTTGGCTATTGATGATAATGATAAAGTAGCTATTGCTGAGTCTCAAGATGTTGCTTTGGTTGGGCCTAATGGGGATTTGGTTGCTATTCTCAGAAG TGTTGAAGTATATAAGCATAACAAAGAAGAGAGAATTGCTAGAACCTGGGGAACAACAGCTCCAGGATTACCTTATGTCGAAGAGGTGATAACACCAGCAGGAAATTGGCTTATCGGTGGGGATTTGGAAGTTATAGAACCTATTAAATACAATGATGGTCTTGATCAATACAGGCTTTCTCCAAGTGAACTACGCCAAGAATTTGATAAGCGTGAAGCTGATGCAGTTTTTGCTTTTCAATTGAGAAATCCTGTACATAATGGTCACGCATTATTGATGAATGACACACGTAAGAGACTTTTGGATATGGGTTACAAGAATCCAATCTTACTGCTTCACCCTTTAGGTGGTTTTGTTAAGGCTGATGATGTGCCATTGGATGTTCGGATGGAGCAACACAGCAAG GTTCTCGAAGACGGTGTTCTTGACCCCAAGACCACTATTGTGGCTATATTCCCATCACCCATGCACTATGCAGGTCCAACTGAAGTACAATGGCATGCAAAGGCAAGAATAAATGCAGGGGCTAATTTCTACATCGTTGGTCGAGACCCTGCTGGTATGGGTCATCCAACAGAGAAGAGGGATCTGTACGATCCAGATCACGGGAAAAAGGTTTTAAGCATGGCTCCAGGTTTGGAGAAGCTTAACATTTTGCCATTCAAG GTGGCAGCTTACGACACACAAGCAAAGAAAATGGCGTTCTTTGATCCTTCACGAGCTAAGGATTTTCTCTTCATCTCCGGTACCAAG ATGCGTGCTTTCGCGAAAAGCGGTGAGAACCCTCCTGACGGTTTTATGTGCCCTGGGGGTTGGCGTGTGTTGGTAAATTATTATGCAAGTTTGCAAAATGAAGAGAGCCAGCAACCTGCTGCTTTGTCTTCCTGA
- the LOC113328268 gene encoding uncharacterized protein LOC113328268, producing the protein MEWLDKFQDWGYKVGLRVVSDHSPLLGGCANIPKPKNVPLRFQEIWLEHPYFLKLAENSWAIHISGDPTFVFIHKLKRLKQLLKEWNWSVFGNVQTKIKEAEENVRTKMLISYSDPHNINALGELVQAQNEYNSREVQYSTMMRQKSRIKWVKEGSANTQFFHTNIKVSHSQNLITEMEDENGNIISDQEQIENLLVNYFEKKFHHQEAIVNDSLLAVIPKLITEDD; encoded by the coding sequence ATGGAATGGTTGGATAAATTTCAGGATTGGGGATATAAAGTTGGTTTAAGGGTTGTGTCAGATCATTCCCCATTACTTGGGGGGTGTGCTAATATACCTAAACCAAAGAATGTTCCTTTGAGATTTCAAGAGATATGGCTTGAACAtccatattttctaaaattagCTGAAAACAGTTGGGCAATACATATATCAGGTGATCCAACTTTTGTTTTTATTCATAAACTTAAAAGATTGAAGCAATTGTTAAAGGAATGGAACTGGAGTGTGTTTGGAAATGTACAAACAAAAATTAAGGAAGCTGAGGAAAATGTCAGAACCAAAATGCTTATTTCATATAGTGATCCACATAATATTAATGCTTTAGGTGAATTGGTGCAGGCACAAAATGAGTATAATTCAAGAGAAGTTCAATATAGTACCATGATGAGGCAAAAATCAAGAATCAAGTGGGTTAAAGAAGGTTCAGCAAATACTCAATTTTTTCATACTAACATCAAAGTTAGTCATTCTCAAAATCTCATTACTGAAATGGAAGATGAAAATGGAAATATAATATCTGATCAAGAgcaaattgaaaatcttttagtcaattattttgagaagaaatttcaTCATCAAGAAGCCATAGTAAATGATTCTCTACTTGCAGTTATTCCTAAACTTATCACAGAAGATGATTAA
- the LOC113289996 gene encoding auxin-responsive protein SAUR21-like has product MGIRLRSMIPQSKQIVRLQSFLTRNQLSTTSPVPKGHCAVYVGETEMKRFVVPLSYLNHPSFQILLSRAEEEFGFDHPMGALTIPCKEAAFLDLTSRLNAS; this is encoded by the coding sequence ATGGGTATTCGTTTGCGTTCGATGATTCCTCAATCCAAGCAGATTGTCAGATTACAATCTTTTCTAACACGAAACCAGTTATCTACTACATCACCGGTTCCAAAAGGCCACTGTGCTGTTTACGTGGGggagacagaaatgaaaagatttgTGGTTCCTCTTTCTTACTTGAACCATCCTTCATTCCAGATTCTACTTAGTCGTGCTGAGGAAGAATTTGGGTTTGATCATCCGATGGGAGCTCTGACAATTCCATGCAAAGAAGCTGCTTTCCTAGATCTCACGTCTCGTTTGAATGCTTCATGA
- the LOC113328191 gene encoding auxin-induced protein 10A5-like — protein sequence MGIRLRSIVSQSKQILKLQSLLTRNQVDVPKGHCAVYVGDIERKRFVVHVSYLNHPSFKIYYIVLRKSLDLISQWGGITIPCKEAAFLNLTFQLNAS from the coding sequence ATGGGTATCCGATTGCGTTCAATTGTTAGTCAATCCAAGCAGATTCTAAAGTTACAATCTCTTCTTACTCGGAACCAAGTAGATGTTCCCAAAGGGCACTGTGCTGTCTACGTGGGAGATATTGAAAGGAAGAGGTTCGTTGTTCATGTATCTTACTTGAACCATCCTTCATTCAAGATTTACTACATCGTGCTGAGGAAGAGTTTGGATTTGATCAGCCAATGGGGGGGCATCACAATTCCATGCAAGGAAGCTGCATTCTTAAATCTCACTTTTCAGCTGAATGCTTCGTGA
- the LOC113290006 gene encoding auxin-induced protein 15A-like codes for MGLRLPGKSLAKQILRRSPSAAMTVADVPKGHFAVYVGENQKRFVVHISILNHPSFQDLLSRAEEEFGFAHRKGGLTIPCHEDTFIHLISNLNSS; via the coding sequence ATGGGTCTCCGCCTGCCAGGGAAGTCACTTGCCAAGCAGATTCTTCGGCGCTCTCCTTCTGCTGCAATGACTGTGGCAGATGTCCCAAAAGGTCACTTTGCTGTTTATGTTGGAGAGAATCAGAAGCGTTTTGTAGTTCATATATCTATTTTGAATCATCCTTCATTTCAAGACTTACTAAGTCGAGCAGAAGAAGAATTTGGGTTCGCACATCGAAAGGGTGGTCTTACTATTCCATGTCATGAAGACACTTTTATTCATCTGATTAGTAATCTAAATAGCTCATGA